A region from the Salvia splendens isolate huo1 chromosome 15, SspV2, whole genome shotgun sequence genome encodes:
- the LOC121769001 gene encoding transmembrane 9 superfamily member 3 produces the protein MARGGGWHVFVLLLLCSAFPAVRSDGSDHKYKVGDPVPLYANKVGPFHNPSETYRYFDLPFCSTGELKDKSEALGEVLNGDRLVSAPYKLDFLVDRESEVICKKKLSKKDVAEFRRAVAKDYYFQMYYDDLPIWGFLGKVDKEGKGDPSEYKYYLFKHLHFEIFYNKDRVIEINARTDPSALVDLTEDKEVDVEFMYSAKWKETHVPFEKRMEKYSKSSSLPRHLEIHWFSIINSCVTVLLLTGFLATILMRVLKNDFVKYAHDEEAADDQEETGWKYIHGDVFRFPKYKSLFAACLGSGTQLFTLATFIFLLALVGVFYPYNRGALFTALVVIYALTSGIAGYTAASFYCQLEGTNWVRNLLLTGALFCGPLFLTFCFLNTVAIAYHATAALPFGTIVVIFLIWALVTSPLLVLGGIAGKNSKAEFQAPVRTTKYPREIPPLPWYRATLPQMAMAGFLPFSAIYIELYYIFASVWGHRIYTIYSILFIVFIILLIVTAFITVALTYFQLAAEDHEWWWRSFLCGGSTGLFIYGYCLYYYYARSDMSGFMQISFFFGYMACICYAFFLMLGAVGFRASLFFVRHIYRSIKCE, from the exons ATGGCGAGGGGAGGAGGTTGGCACGTCTTCGTTTTGCTATTGCTCTGCTCTGCGTTCCCCGCCGTCAGGTCGGATGGCTCCGATCACAAGTACAAAGTCGGAGATCCGGTGCCGCTGTATGCCAACAAAGTGGGGCCATTTCATAATCCGAG TGAAACGTACCGTTACTTTGATCTCCCGTTCTGCTCTACAG GTGAATTGAAAGATAAAAGTGAAGCTCTCGGTGAAGTTTTGAATGGAGATCGGTTGGTCAGTGCTCCGTACAAGCTTGACTTTTTGGTCGACAGAGAGTCTGAAGTCATTTGTAAGAAGAAACTTTCAAAGAAAGATGTTGCTGAGTTTCGAAGAGCAGTGGCAAAGGACTACTATTTTCAAATGTACTATGATGACTTGCCCATTTGGGGTTTCCTGGGAAAGGTTGACAAGGAAGGCAAAGGCGACCCTAGCGAGTACAAATATTACCTGTTTAAGCATCTccactttgaaatattttataacaAGGATCGCGTGATTGAGATCAATGCACGCACCGACCCTAGTGCTCTTGTGGATCTTACTGAAGACAAAGAAGTGGATGTTGAGTTCATGTACTCAGCCAAATGGAAGGAAACTCACGTGCCTTTTGAGAAGAGGATGGAAAAGTACTCTAAATCTTCTTCACTTCCTCGCCACTTAGAGATTCACTGGTTTTCAATTATCAATTCTTGTGTGACTGTTCTCCTTCTAACTGGATTCCTTGCTACTATCTTGATGCGAGTGctcaagaatgattttgttaA ATATGCCCATGATGAGGAGGCAGCAGACGACCAAGAAGAAACTGGTTGGAAATACATCCATGGTGATGTTTTTAGGTTCCCAAAATACAAGTCATTGTTTGCTGCTTGTCTTGGAAGTGGCACACAGCTATTTACCCT GGCCACCTTTATATTCTTACTTGCTCTTGTTGGTGTATTTTATCCCTACAACCGAGGAGCTCTTTTCACTGCACTTGTGGTCATATATGCGCTTACATCTGGCATTGCAGGCTATACAGCAGCTTCCTTTTATTGCCAGCTAGAGGGAACAAATTGG GTAAGGAATTTGTTATTGACTGGAGCTCTTTTCTGCGGGCCGTTGTTTCTAACATTTTGCTTCCTCAACACGGTGGCCATTGCTTACCATGCTACTGCAGCTCTTCCTTTTGGCACCATCGTGGTGATATTTCTGATATGGGCTCTTGTGACATCACCTTTATTAGTTTTGGGAGGGATTGCAGGAAAGAATAGCAAGGCAGAGTTCCAAGCTCCAGTCCGTACAACAAAATATCCTAGAGAAATTCCACCTTTGCCTTGGTACCGTGCTACCTTGCCGCAAATGGCTATGGCTGGATTTTTGCCATTCAGTGCCATCTATATTGAACTTTACTACATATTCGCTAGTGTCTGGGGCCACAGGATCTACACCATTTACAGTATTCTGTTCATAGTCTTCATTATCCTCCTGATTGTCACTGCATTTATCACCGTGGCCTTGACATATTTCCAACTTGCAGCTGAAGATCATGAATGGTGGTGGAG GTCCTTCCTATGTGGTGGATCTACCGGCTTGTTTATTTATGGCTACTGCCTGTATTACTATTATGCACGGTCGGATATGTCAGGCTTCATGCAAATCTCATTTTTCTTCGGGTACATGGCCTGCATATGCTATGCTTTTTTCCTAATGCTTGGAGCAGTCGGTTTCCGTGCTTCTTTGTTCTTTGTGCGCCACATATATCGCTCAATTAAGTGTGAATGA
- the LOC121769379 gene encoding uncharacterized protein LOC121769379 isoform X2 produces MSDSKRPKTTGDDNQGDARVNAYLNRYRKAKGDRTRRSWTDREEEILVTAMRDLSASGWKTDNGFRSGFTGRLHDAIKQRFPNTDIKICPHINSKISAWKKTYSSLVGILARSGVGFNTNNDCKIDCDDDQWEQIVKCDPNAKFMRGKSWPYLEHWQIIFGKDRATGAFTEDLMEAVNSLYTQGSLHSPGGSYGQSISLADDISHVPSLGTVPPDGTVPPAGTPPMEGVADSTGQSTGHKGTSDGGAKKRKSDKNDTSVDGLIEMLGKMNHDTNARLDCLSKRIGYEFDLSKARKDVYVELGRIPGLSRVQKFDVGEIILEKVERLDFFLGMPDEDRLAYVVHALAKYG; encoded by the exons ATGTCCGACTCTAAGCGTCCGAAGACCACTGGGGATGATAACCAGGGtgatgcaa GGGTGAATGCATATCTTAACCGATACCGAAAGGCTAAGGGCGACCGAACTCGTAGAAGTTGGACTGATCGGGAAGAGGAAATCCTCGTGACTGCAATGAGGGACCTGTCAGCAAGTGGCTGGAAGACCGATAATGGATTCCGGTCTGGATTTACTGGAAGGCTCCATGATGCTATTAAGCAAAGGTTTCCAAACACTGACATCAAGATCTGCCCTCATATCAATTCCAAAATCAGTGCTTGGAAGAAAACGTACTCTTCATTGGTTGGTATTCTTGCCCGGAGTGGCGTTGGATTCAACACAAACAATGACTGCAAGATAGACTGTGATGACGATCAATGGGAGCAGATCGTGAAG TGTGACCCGAATGCGAAGTTCATGAGGGGCAAGAGTTGGCCATACTTGGAGCATTGGCAAATCATTTTCGGTAAGGATAGAGCTACTGGCGCATTCACTGAGGACTTGATGGAGGCTGTGAACAGTCTCTACACTCAGGGCAGCTTGCATTCCCCAGGTGGATCTTATGGTCAGTCCATCAGCCTAGCTGATGACATATCTCATGTGCCTTCGCTTGGAACTGTGCCTCCGGATGGAACCGTGCCTCCGGCTGGAACCCCCCCTATGGAAGGTGTAGCTGATAGCACTGGGCAGAGTACTGGTCACAAAGGCACGTCAGATGGTGGTGCGAAGAAACGGAAGAGTGACAAGAATGACACAAGCGTAGACGGACTGATTGAGATGCTCGGGAAGATGAATCACGACACCAATGCCCGGCTGGATTGTCTTTCCAAACGGATAGGCTATGAGTTCGATTTGAGTAAGGCACGGAAGGATGTATATGTGGAACTGGGCCGCATACCTGGGCTGTCGCGGGTACAGAAGTTTGATGTCGGGGAAATCATCCTTGAGAAGGTAGAGCGCCTTGACTTCTTCCTTGGAATGCCGGATGAGGACCGTCTAGCTTATGTTGTGCATGCGCTCGCCAAGTATGGGTAG
- the LOC121766858 gene encoding protein FAR1-RELATED SEQUENCE 5-like — protein sequence MNNEGDINSLSETGFSTRSSSTKKNKKTNELVWKQFVCFKASQTDENRSKKGALSGATINSRARGDVRTDCKARVSIVKQQTGLDWSVSIFVEGHNHELSTHSKVHLLRSHCNVSIAKRVLTQQLSEANIPTCQQMQLLEIEHGGPESVGCTERDIRNFEKELRDEQKGIDAETMIEFFTSEKEKNKAFFFDYETDSENRFIRCFWADSKSRMAYSVFGDVVVFDSTYNTNKYAMIFTPFVGVNHYHQTIVFGRGFLSDEKTESYIWLLNKFIEAMPTGAPKSIIIYQDPALTKALARVFPKTVHGYCL from the exons ATGAACAATGAAGGGGATATCAACTCTCTGAGTGAAA CTGGTTTTAGCACAAGATCAAGTAGTACcaaaaagaacaagaaaacaaatgaACTTGTTTGGAAACAATTTGTGTGCTTCAAAGCTAGTCAAACTGATGAGAATCGTTCTAAAAAAGGAGCATTGAGTGGTGCCACGATAAATTCAAGAGCTCGTGGTGATGTTAGAACTGATTGTAAGGCAAGAGTTTCAATTGTCAAGCAACAAACTGGACTGGATTGGAGTGTTAGCATCTTTGTAGAAGGTCATAATCATGAACTCTCTACTCATTCAAAGGTGCACTTGCTTCGATCACACTGTAATGTTTCTATCGCGAAGAGAGTATTGACTCAACAACTTTCAGAAGCTAATATACCTACATGTCAACAAATGCAACTATTAGAAATTGAGCATGGTGGACCTGAAAGTGTAGGTTGCACAGAGAGAGATATTAGAAATTTTGAGAAAGAATTAAGAGATGAACAAAAGGGGATTGATGCTGAAACTATGATAGAATTCTTTACATCTGAGAAAGAGAAGAACAAAGCATTTTTCTTTGACTATGAGACAGATTCAGAAAATAGGTTCATCCGATGTTTTTGGGCGGATTCTAAATCAAGGATGGCCTATAGTGTATTTGGTGATGTTGTTGTGTTTGATTCCACTTATAACACCAATAAGTATGCAATGATTTTTACACCTTTCGTTGGGGTTAATCATTATCATCAAACTATAGTTTTTGGTCGTGGATTTCTAAGTGACGAGAAAACTGAATCATATATTTGGTTGCTTAACAAGTTTATTGAAGCTATGCCGACAGGTGCACCAAAATCAATAATCATTTATCAAGATCCAGCATTGACAAAAGCACTTGCTCGAGTTTTTCCGAAAACAGTGCATGGGTATTGCTTATGA
- the LOC121769379 gene encoding uncharacterized protein LOC121769379 isoform X1, whose product METNIDNIGSAMSDSKRPKTTGDDNQGDARVNAYLNRYRKAKGDRTRRSWTDREEEILVTAMRDLSASGWKTDNGFRSGFTGRLHDAIKQRFPNTDIKICPHINSKISAWKKTYSSLVGILARSGVGFNTNNDCKIDCDDDQWEQIVKCDPNAKFMRGKSWPYLEHWQIIFGKDRATGAFTEDLMEAVNSLYTQGSLHSPGGSYGQSISLADDISHVPSLGTVPPDGTVPPAGTPPMEGVADSTGQSTGHKGTSDGGAKKRKSDKNDTSVDGLIEMLGKMNHDTNARLDCLSKRIGYEFDLSKARKDVYVELGRIPGLSRVQKFDVGEIILEKVERLDFFLGMPDEDRLAYVVHALAKYG is encoded by the exons ATGGAAACAAACATCGACAACATT GGTAGTGCAATGTCCGACTCTAAGCGTCCGAAGACCACTGGGGATGATAACCAGGGtgatgcaa GGGTGAATGCATATCTTAACCGATACCGAAAGGCTAAGGGCGACCGAACTCGTAGAAGTTGGACTGATCGGGAAGAGGAAATCCTCGTGACTGCAATGAGGGACCTGTCAGCAAGTGGCTGGAAGACCGATAATGGATTCCGGTCTGGATTTACTGGAAGGCTCCATGATGCTATTAAGCAAAGGTTTCCAAACACTGACATCAAGATCTGCCCTCATATCAATTCCAAAATCAGTGCTTGGAAGAAAACGTACTCTTCATTGGTTGGTATTCTTGCCCGGAGTGGCGTTGGATTCAACACAAACAATGACTGCAAGATAGACTGTGATGACGATCAATGGGAGCAGATCGTGAAG TGTGACCCGAATGCGAAGTTCATGAGGGGCAAGAGTTGGCCATACTTGGAGCATTGGCAAATCATTTTCGGTAAGGATAGAGCTACTGGCGCATTCACTGAGGACTTGATGGAGGCTGTGAACAGTCTCTACACTCAGGGCAGCTTGCATTCCCCAGGTGGATCTTATGGTCAGTCCATCAGCCTAGCTGATGACATATCTCATGTGCCTTCGCTTGGAACTGTGCCTCCGGATGGAACCGTGCCTCCGGCTGGAACCCCCCCTATGGAAGGTGTAGCTGATAGCACTGGGCAGAGTACTGGTCACAAAGGCACGTCAGATGGTGGTGCGAAGAAACGGAAGAGTGACAAGAATGACACAAGCGTAGACGGACTGATTGAGATGCTCGGGAAGATGAATCACGACACCAATGCCCGGCTGGATTGTCTTTCCAAACGGATAGGCTATGAGTTCGATTTGAGTAAGGCACGGAAGGATGTATATGTGGAACTGGGCCGCATACCTGGGCTGTCGCGGGTACAGAAGTTTGATGTCGGGGAAATCATCCTTGAGAAGGTAGAGCGCCTTGACTTCTTCCTTGGAATGCCGGATGAGGACCGTCTAGCTTATGTTGTGCATGCGCTCGCCAAGTATGGGTAG